GATTCCAGAAAAATCTTACCTCATAACAATACTGTTGAACTTTATGCAAAACTTTATTTAAGTCTTTGTTCAGTTGTTCTAGATCTAGAACTATAGTTGCGTATCTCCTCTGAAACTCAATGCCTATTGGCATAGAATAggatttctgtggaaaaaacaaaacctattgAAGTTAATGCAATACTGTATACTTATATCTTTTGATATAGGAGTATATTTCTATTTGTTTATCCAAATGGCTATCAGAAAGGTGTTTACTGTATTATGTACATGGAAACTTGTTTATAGCCTGTAATCAAGACTAGTACAGAGATGTCAAGACACTTTATTATTAATAAGCTCTCACTTCAAAAAAATGAAGTGGAAAATGTGCAGTTGTATGCATTAATAGTTCCTCTGAAGGCATCCACTGCCTCGTGTACATTTACTTTTACTGCCTGATAATAACGGACTACATTCAGTTCTGCTTTTGGTCAGTTCCATTTATTTCTATATTGGACCAGTCATTAAAAAATGCCTCCACAAAAAGACTGTTCTAAACCAAACAGCGCTGTTATGCTAACAATTATCACATCAAAATTGTATGAATTATTATCAAAGTCTGACAATGAAACTGTACCTGAATGAACTCAAAGGATACTATTTTATTCATGTTCACGTATGGTATTGATGTTCAAGTGGATGGGTGCCAGAAAAAGATTCTTGTtcaaaggaaatacattttaaaggagAAACAAGAGATTTAAAGGAGATAGTGGCACAAACGTAGATGGGATTTCCAAGGGACAAAGAGGATTAGAAGACAGGCTAAGAATATGGCCCAATAGGAAGGTATCACATCCTCTATTTTTATCAGGACAGCCTTGAATAGCAATGGAGGTTGCTTTATGATTGCTGGTTTACAAAGGAAACAGTGGAAgggaagaatttaaaaaatatctcaaaGTCCTTATGGAGGTTACAACTGAGCTTAAATAGATCTGATTTGATATTTATTTCTAGATCCCCTTCTTCcctgttgctttttttgttctttccattttttgGAATATCAAGGAAAACAACAATAGTTAATTTGTGGCTTAGTAGCTGAGTGACACAATATCCGGATTCTTGGCAGAGGAAGGCTGTTGTCATTCCTTTGAATTTCCTTACCTATGCAAAAGTACTAGTAtcccaataaaaaaaaaaaggttttaatttcttttatgaaaagTTGGTAATTTTTCAGGTAGAGTTATAGGTTACAATGGTATGTTTTAGTCTTGGTTCTTTTTTGTATCTATTATTaatatgcaaaattaaaagacaaaacattttaagcacaagaaaaaataatatagcaCCTGAAGTGATAACAAGATTTTAAagagcagcatcacagcacaaaagaagaaaattatagaGACCTAGGGATGGGGTGGTaggaagcagaataaaaaggCACACGTGCACATGATCACTGAAGGGACAAAGAGGGAAATCTTACCACAATAAATCAAATCCTTCAACATTCAAgtattttacatgaaaaaaaaaaataatcagcttTTTGGTTTCAAGACATAAAAAggcctcctcttccttcccacaAACCTTCAGCCTTCAGTCTGCACGTTTTAGAGACAGCTGTCTGAATGGATGCTAGCAGAAGGTTGAGACTGATAGCTTTCCACTTTCAAGTTGATTGATAGCCATGGGTGGTAGGAGAGGCATTCTTACCATTTTGATTTACTGACTGATGATTAGATAAAGCCTAGCAAGAAAAAACtattctgctgctgctaatTATACTCTAGCTGCTCTGCTATTGTCATTTTAAATGCCTGTGAAGGGCACTCAGAGCTTTATATTGAAAAATTTCTGAACTGAGATATTGTTTTGGCCAGAAAGCTAAATAAATATCTACTAtccacaaaataaaattatgatgAATGTCTTGCCATATAAACTTGTACCTGAGACTCTCAAAGTGCATAGTATTGCCTTTCTATAGGAGATAACTGATATGTTGACATTACTGATGTTGACATTCATCAGTTTCCAAAGCATAATGCTGTCAAAGGACAGCCATATTTGAAAAAACTGACCTCTGGCTTTTTCACATTATAGAAAGCAGtaaaaaacagattttaccTAGATTCTAGTTTTAATTATATCTATTTGCATTCACTGTTAAAGCATATCCTGctttaagaactgaaaagagAACATTCTCAccagcttttctgcttctgtattcATCTCTCTCAATTGCTTGATGTGTTCCTTCTTGATCATAAGGATTTTTGATAGCCTGGTCTAAAACAAAGGAACTATTTTTAGAATTAATAGGTCCTTAAGCAGTTTAGAAATGCCACAGAAATTCAATATAATAAGATGTGTGTTTCatcattttatattatatttctCAGTTGCTCATCAAGTGaagatgcagaaataaaaattaatgaaaattaaatgatgGATTTTCCAgagatttttaaagcattttcaagTGTCCTAGATTGGAGAATGCTAAAATCCATCAGCTGAAATTCCCTATGGGAAGACTAATATAATTTATGGCCAGCTAGAGGCCGAAGAATCAAGACTTCTTTTGCAGCCTGAAGGAAAGTGAAGGCTATTATCATCAAGTACTACAATTAATATCACTCACCTCACCATACCTTGTTTCACACAGTTCTCAGCCTATTCTCAGCTGTGCCCTTGACGGAGCACCAGCCCTTTGTGTACACTCTGGCAGTTAAATCTGGTATAGAGATTGGATCTATTTTATAGTGAACAACTCTGggctttccctttccctctttcatAATGGGAATACCCTGTTTCTCCTGCCTTTGGGACCTCGCAGGTTGAAGTGGAAATCACAGGAGGTGCTCTCAACACACACATCACTCCTAAAACTATTCATACTCTCTAGGGCCTCAAGAGAAATCCTAGCTCCACTACAACCAGTAACAGTTTTATTACTGATGTTACAGAGCCAAGATTTCAGGTTTTATAAATTTCACAGGGGATAACTGCATCCTAGCAGTGGAACATGTGACTGGGAAAAATAATGATTCCTAGTTCAACATACATTTGCTTGTATATAATCCCCTCCCTTCGTTGACTTTCAAGTTCAGTCCTAATGCAGCCAGGATTCCTGCCCTCACAAATCCTAACAGGAAATTATTCCAGGACCTCTTTCAGCTAATTATGAATATTCTTGGAATTTCCATGTTAAACACATTCTTGTTCACTTCACAGTCGTTTGTTCTGCCAAAGCTGTTTTTCAGCTAAATATAGGCTCTCCCTCCTTGTATTTATCCCTGTTTATTCAGAGGCAGTAAAAGCATCTCTTCTGCACTGTTCTTTCACCAGACTAATCACAACCCAAGTCTTTCCAGTCTCCTCTCCCATAAAAGGCTCTTGATCTCCTAAATTTGTGTATCTTTCTGAACCTTTATTGCATTCACTGCCATCTTTCCAGTATTCCAAATGACAAGACCTGTAAACTAAGCCTGTAAAACCGCATCAGTACTTCCTTCTACCACAAATACTTTGCCAGATGCATCTTATGAACGGACAGCAAGCCATGGTCAGACACACAGAGGTGATACCTGTTAGGCTGTCTATCACTCTTCCAGTCCTATCTGCTCATTTCTGTCCTTATGCTGTCTcccactgcctgtgctgagTCAGCACTTCAATTTTTACAGCTACAtgaaaaacccccaaaagttACTCATCAAGCTCTGCTGTTGTCACCATCCAGCAGCTGCCTAACACATCCAAGTCCTCCTCCTCCATGAAGCTGGTGAATCCCCATCTTAATGCAGATTGTATTATTTGTTCCCAAACTTGCAAGATATTTGGTGCCTAACTTCTATTTTGATGTCCAGACATATTCCAGGATGCAGGCCCCTAGTTCATGAGTTTGGATTTTATAGTACAGTCATCGTATTCCCAGATATACTCAATATAATCACTCAAGATCAATCAATATGATCAATATAATCTGATTCTTTCCACAAGAAACTCTGACCTTCCACTGTGTCTACCAACTTTCTCTTATTGGCACATTTTATTAACcagatttacattttcatttgccAGTACCATCAGTGAATAGTTTAGCTCAGTTTTATCTGCCTTGACAAATCCTTGGCTAACAGCTCTATTTTCAGCACAAGTCATCCTGTTTATGTTATAATTTGTAGTTCCCATTAAACTGGAAATGAGTTTTCAGTAAGATGCTTTTCTACATTAAAAGAGATGAAGGAACAACCCAACCAGTACGCTCAGACTCACACTTtagattgcattttttttagtCAAGAGTGCATTTATAAGAACACAAGCATTTCAAAGTAGTGTGCATTAAGACACCAATTCCCTTTTCTGCATTAACACGCTCCCTCTACTGGACACGCAGCAACCTTGCAGACAAGCTGGTCTGTCCTAGATGGGTTCCTTCCCAAAGAGGAGGGGTgggaagctgcagcagagcacttGGAAAAGCATCCTCCAAATTTAATACTGACTGAATGTAAGAATGTAAGAATGTAATCTATCGATTTTGACCTACATTATAGCCTATGAAATATTTAAGGCTACATTACACATTGCATGTAAGCATGAAaggctttttggttttaatttattacttatttattgCTGGGTTTATTCTCAACATCATAATGTCAATTTTTGAGCCATTCTTCTTGTAATATGTGATTGTCCATAgtaaaaaccagaaagcatAGCAATCTCTGATACCAAAAAGTACACACATAGAAATTAATATGAAGATTTAGAcccatggaatcacagaatggcttgggtttggaaaggatcttaaattCACGAAGTTCCAAcctcctgtcatgggcagggacaccttgcactaaaccatgtcacccaagactccatccagcctggctatgagcactaccagggatggagtatttacAATTTCTTcggacaacccattccagtgcctcaccactctcacagtaataAACTTCTTCAGAAAAACCAAGACTCAGTGGTGTAGAGCTATGATTAAAATAGTTGTTACAAGTCCCAGTGTTTGCTTACAACTGCAAGTTTTAAGTAAAGAGAATAACCCTAACATTTATTTGTCAGTGTCTCCACAGGGGTTTGGCTACACTTCCTTTTGTTCCAAGTTAATATCAAAACTCATAAAAAGAGAACTAAGGGCTGGGTTGAAACCTCATTCAAAATGTACcgcattttttccctgttttgccaaaaataaagttttcctATTAAACTGTTCATTCATGGCATCATAAAAAATTGCCTGGCAAGAGTGCTCAGAAAGTGTCTTTGAATCAAACATTTCCTCATCATTTACTTCCTGAATCAGCATTAAATCAGAATGCGGGCTTTGACCTTTTTACTGTACCAGTGTATATGAAAAGCTAGAACATCTTTAATAATCACCTTTAATGTAAAAGTACATCTGGACTGGTGGATGCAATGCAATCAGTAATCAGTATTCAACAGTCTCGTGTATTCCACAACACCAAATTTCAGTACCATCCTTAAACTTCTAATAAAAAACATTGAAGATGCTTAAGATGCTTGAAAATAATGCACTGTCCTTCAATAAATgcttttggggtatttttaagCTTTGTAATTCTTCATCAAAAACCTGCATAAAGTAGTAAGTTGCTCACATCAATAAAAGCCAAAACTCTGTGGCTTGATTTTGTTCAAAATCTTTCAAAAATCTTCAAGCAATAACACATATTAATGGGGTATCTTTGTAAAATGCCACCATTTGTAATGCAAGCAAGAGACCTGCACTTTTAAAACTTGGATTTCATTATAATGAGTAATAATATACCACCAAATGTGACTGAGAAATCACATGTTTTCAAGTTTAAAGTACAGAAACAATATCATAAACAGATCAACTTAACACACTAAATAGTTGCAAAGCTCAATACACCTTAATTACCCAGTTTCATCAGTCATTCTCAGTGACTGAAGGAGGATAGCTGCAGACACAGTTGAGCAGTACAGACAGTACCTTTTGGACCTTTCCCAAAATTAGCTTCATACAGTACGTTTTGTCTAAAAGACTGAAGAGAGCATTCTATCAAATAAAGTTAATTATGTTGAATGGCTGAAATACCAGCTTCATGTGAGCTACAGACACAACTTGATTCTTTTGACTGATTACATACACTTTAAAATTTGAGAAGTGTCTAGCAATGTTATTTCTTAGTTATTCATATTCTGAACTCTGATCATTCCCATCTCCTTTAGCAGGTTTAAAACAGCTTTAACTGGTAAAGAATCACAGATCTTAAGGTAGGGCAACATAAGCAACTACATTCTTCCATCGTGCTGATGGAACTTATCTTGCTTTGATGAGTTTTGATACTCAGTGAATCTCATCTTCCTAACATTACTTGTCTGTGCCCTTCAGAACTCATGTACAAAAATCACTGAGGAATTAGTCCATAATGATGAAGACAAGAACATAGTTTTCTTATCTGTAACATGTATGTTTATTTTCAGGGAAAGAGCACTGCTTTTTGTCTCCAAAATGAGGGTAAACATTACATAATATAAAATACGATACTATACAATATACAATAGCACAGATGGCCAAATGTTCTTTGCAGAATGCtactatattttaaataagcaaaatcTTAACACAGTCCTAAGCCTGCAGGTAGAAATACCATCTTTTACCAGACCAAATGGTAGAAGTGGGAAAAATAAGGCACTTTTGGAGATAGAAGCCCCTCCTGTGGTCAAAAGAGCAGCATATTACAAAGCTTATGAGCAACTGAGAAAATTAAGAAGGGGTGAGGGGGAATAAAACCAAGTATTATTAGCATCTTCTCAAAAGGCAATTTGGATATCATCATCTCTCTCATAAATCAACAGACGCTCAAAAGAGTTGGCAGAATAAACACAAAAGAACAATACACAACAAAATTAAGAGTTGTGGTTAATGCTTACCACTTGAATAAGGAATTCCACTGGAAAGCCTCCTAGCGTTTCAGTATCTGTGCctgaaattttgtttttccatgaaGACTGTCCTAATAAAGGATCACTGTCCtacacaaaacaaagaacatttAATTAATAGCTTATTTTTAGAAGGATTTGCTCAATTTTTTATCTTGCTGAATAACCTCAGAAACTTCATCTCAACACCTGTTGAAGGTAACAGCTTCAGCATGTATCAGGAAATGCTTCAATTATTAATATTACATGCGAAAAGTAACTTACTGTAATTGGAGACTGGAGTGAAGGTGTATATTGCAATCGGGGAGGGGTCATAAAGAACCTTGAAGGCCTTTGTTTCTGTCCAAAGGCAGCAATTGGCATGGTTTCATGAGGCTCGTTACTCtaagacagaaaaaggaaggatgTACTTCAGCTATCATGAATTTTACACATCTTTTGGAATATGTAATGTATTTCTGGAATCAGAACTAGCCAAGCCCATCCATGACCCAAAACAGAAATGTCAGAAGATTAACATTATGCTTTGGGCTAGCAGGAGCTTTAAAATTGTATTCCATTGCTGGAGTTTTCAAAATGTTATGGCATCATACCAAATAATTCTAATCCAAAAATTATATTGGCAAGTTGCAGACAAGTCATGGAGGAATCATGGAGCTCAGCAGAGGCTCCAAACTCAGATCATGACAGAGACTAGACTAATTATGGGCTCTTAGCAGATTCAAGATTATACAAGatacaaaagaacaaaaggttGTCTGAAAACCTTGCAGTCTAGGTCAGACTGTCTGGCAGGAACAATTCCTGGAGCTCATAAACTGGTAGGAACACCTATGACCTATAATTCCAAATTGTCTGACCAGAGCAACAGCCCCACAGGTGGGTGTTGCTCATTACCATAATAAGTTTCAAAATGAGGTTAAGTCAACTCATAATACTTGTTTGCAACTACCACAGGCCTTCCCAGACTGTGGTAGATCACAAAGGGACAGGTTTTCTTGTACCCGGTCAGGATTCCCTAGCAGAATTTTCTTTGGGATCTTACACTACTTGTTATATTTCTTAATATTAAACTCAGGCTATTATAATAACCTACAATAGTAGGTCTAATAAATTATTCCAGTTTGAGCCCTTTTGTTTTTATCATAGGGGGTTATCCTGTTCTATAAAACCATAAACAGAAGCTCATTCCCCTGGAATTTCCCATGCATATTATGTCTGTTTCTACTTTATAAAAATACCACCTAGATataatattttgaattttcttctttttgattAAAGCATAACATTATAGatttttatattgtatttcatactattttaaaatgtgccaTTAATACTTACGAGAACTTCATAATCTGGGATTGTGTGTGTTCCAAGACCTGCCCTGTCAAAAGTCACTCTGTAGGTAGCATTAAGGGTGTCTACAGCGTCTATTTGTCCAGTGAATAATCCATCATGGACACCTCGCAAACGTGCTTTAGATAAAagaacaacaaaccaaacattatAATGTTCTGATACCACTGAGAAAAAGACTTAATACATCTCTTTTGGAAGCAACCCTTTATAGATATATTAAAAGGCCACagattaaatgagaaaaaacataagcccagaaaaaaagaattgtaTGCAATAGAAATATTACTCAAATGTTtgtcaaatttatttttccaagtcAAGCATTGCCCAGATTTAATCCTTAGCACTACACTTGCAGCTACATAAACTGCTATTTAATACCCAATACCTTCTGACAGACAAATTTTGCAGGCAAAACTCAATTTTCAATTTCCAGTTGATTTTGCATACCATTTCTCTTTGAGCACTTTCACTGACGATTGCATATTGAGCAAAAGACAAAGAGGAACACAGCTCAAGGATACAGCTCTAGGAGAGCAAGAAGAGGCAGTGTTGTGCATGCCTGCTCTTCAGCAAGAATTaaggcagtgctgctgaagaatgaaaaaagcaaTGAGCAGTAATGGCTTGAGTAGGAGATACCATGCTTAAGTGAAAAGCATCAGGATCACAAGCAGATAGGATGGTAAAATTCATGTTTTTATAAGATTAGGCAAAACTTGTGGAATGAGAACTTGTTGAATGTTTTAAACAATGTTCcttcttcagctgtgtttttttcagtgaggcAATGCCATGTTCAATATACAAGCCCAATTGTATATATAGTATCCGTTGTATATCTGCTTCAAAACTGACATctttgtggaaaaataaaagcttaagcTGTAAATTAGGTTAGATTTTAACCTCTCAGACACCACTCAGTTCTTTGCATTTAAGCACAGCTCTCGCCATGACTGGATAGATCtacttgaaaaaaacaaatctacaATTTGAACCACAACAATAACAAACCATCCATGCTAACTTAGTACCTCAAAACTGtatcactgctttaaaaataggaaCTATCCTCACATGCACCTTCTCAATGAGTTAGCAATAAACCCATGCAAATTGTGATGTGTTAACTATGTGCACTAAGTACATTATGGTTTACTAAAAGCTTTGCAAAACACTTAAGGTGGTGTTTCACTTGTTTTGAAGCAACTACCTGTGACTTTTGTTCCTATTACAAGTGGTAATGGGATTTCTTCTGGAAGATCTTTGAACTGTGAAATGTCTGCAACTTTCCGCTGCTGTAGAAGTCTTATTTTCTGTCGTTTCTGTTTTAATGCTGATCTCTCTTCTTCAAAGAATGCAGAGGAACACCTATAATACAATGCAGTAAAACTATACTTACATTCAGCACGGAAAGCATACATATGTGAAGACACATCAAATAAAAAGGCATTATTTACAAATCAgggaggggaaaatgaaaatgcttggGGTGAAGTGTTCAAGAGAAAGGAATTAATTGAATGGATTTAGGCAGTCTTATTCCCCAGAATTAATCACTTCTAAAAtaacagtttatttaaaaataatactccAAAATGCCAGCTGTTGCATTCTGGAATATATAGTACACAGTATCAGAAGAATATGGCTTTTTAGAACTTTTTCTACTTATAGGGATACACCTGGTGTCACAACAAGGCTACAGCAGGTCCCGCATTCAGTCTACTCTGAGTACCTGTTCAATGCATGTGAGGACTTACTGTGAGGTCCCTGGCTGCCATAACTTCCTGATACACAGTAGATCCCTTTCACGTGTGCTCATTATCTCAATTAAACTGATTATTAAAGAGCACCAGACTCAGAACATAAAAGGGCACTTCTCTGTCTCATCTTCTTACATCTGTACAGAGTACAGCTCAGCCACAAAATCTCTATTACACAGATGAATTGTTCTGAGATTGATAGTAGTAAATGTACAAACTTGTCTGAACTTGGGCTATTGTACAAAATCAGACAGTCTCTAGAAGTCTCCTCCATCATTTTGGGTGTGTGTGTCTTAAATGTAATCTAAGAGATGGAAGACTTACTCCCAAAGCTGTTActtggttttattaattttcacttttaacCTACTGAAAGGGCATGCTGCACGAAGGAGATACTGAAAGCATAAAGACATTAAGGACTCAATCCTATCTCTcattccttattaaaaaaaaatatttatgattgTGTCAATAAAAGAAGTCATTTAGGAGTGCAGATGCTATTGCAGACCTGCTTAATCGCAGCAGCAGTTCTTTATCAAACAATTTGCTCCTTTGTTAATTGCTTTACTGCAGTCAAATCCAATGTAAACATTTGCCATGGAACTCACAGAGTTATATATTGGTTACTGATCCTATTTTATGGGGTTATGTTAGAAGACATTGACAGCTCCTTTACTAGCTTCCCCTTCAACACTGctaattgttttctgttttaaatccCTTCAAGATTACTTATCACTCAGTACTGAGCAGTCAGCTCCTATTTCCAAGTCTGCTTCCACTCCTCTCATTATATGCCAAAATAAACAttcttatgttttcttctgtatgcACCTCAAAGCAACTTCACTATTCTCCAAAATGTCTCTTCCTTGCAATGTGTATGGGCAGTAATAAGTACTAAACTGCCAGGACACTGACACTGCTTTCCTTCCAACTGACCAGCAGTCTCATGCTCATTTGCCTATGTGCATACatcatttgctttttatcttaTACATGGCTCCTAAGATATATGGACAATTAACACAATGAGATCTTAGTCCTAAgtaagacattaaaaataagaaaaaagcatgAACAGGAACAAACTGCAGCTGTGATGTACTTCTGTCACATATGTGCACTAATACAATGCACTGAAGGTTCCTTTACTAGGCTTTCCAGTCTCTCACCATAAAAGTCATCACTAGTCTTTGTACAGTCTAGAAAGTGC
This window of the Melopsittacus undulatus isolate bMelUnd1 chromosome 3, bMelUnd1.mat.Z, whole genome shotgun sequence genome carries:
- the LIN9 gene encoding protein lin-9 homolog isoform X2 gives rise to the protein MKFNTTMPTPDKKASQKIGLRLRNLLKLPKAHKWCIYEWFYSNIDKPLFEGDNDFCVCLKESFPNLKTRKLTRVEWGKIRRLMGKPRRCSSAFFEEERSALKQKRQKIRLLQQRKVADISQFKDLPEEIPLPLVIGTKVTARLRGVHDGLFTGQIDAVDTLNATYRVTFDRAGLGTHTIPDYEVLSNEPHETMPIAAFGQKQRPSRFFMTPPRLQYTPSLQSPITDSDPLLGQSSWKNKISGTDTETLGGFPVEFLIQVTRLSKILMIKKEHIKQLREMNTEAEKLKSYSMPIGIEFQRRYATIVLDLEQLNKDLNKVLHKVQQYCYELAPDQGLQPPDQPTDLRRRCEEEAQEIVRQANSSTTGQLCVESENLTDLISRLTAILLQIKCLAEGGDLNSFEFKSLTDSLNDIKNSIDYSNISCFQNNVEIHVAHIQSGLSQMGNLYAFAANNTNRD